The following is a genomic window from Butyricimonas faecihominis.
CGTTTCATATCGATGTCTTTTTCTCTCCCGCTAATGACCTTCATAATATCATCCATATATCCATCACGCAAACGACTGTCAACTTTTTCTTTCCCAATAGTCTGGTAAAACTTGGAAAGGTTTGCTGTCAAGAATTTCGCAATCTCAGAATTATACGGACACAATTCAACATAGCCAAAAACAAACCAATAATCATCAGAAAATCTCTCTTCATCATTGAGTATTTTAAATAGTTCATTCGCGACTTCTTTTGCGATAGGCTCATCAAGCTCAACCAACGTGCGGATATAAGTCGCTAAAAACTTCTTATCCCGTTCCCCGTTGTCATATTTTTTCATCAAACTCCCCAACGCCGTGTTGTCATCCAGTCCTTCTTTCACGAGTGCAACAAAGGACTCCGAATCTGTGCCACCCACGATCTTGTGACGAAGACTTCCATCTGGCTCCACAAGTAAAAAAGTTGGAAATGACCGTATTCCAAATCTTTTCGCCAACATGGGACCTTCCCCTTTCTCCAAATCATACTTCACGCAGACAAAATTAGCATTCATAAAATTCCTCACGTTCTCTTGCTTAAACACGACATTCTCCATATAACGACATGGTTCACACCAACTTGTATTGCAATCGACAAAAAGGAACCGACCTTGCTGATTGGCAATTTCTAAAGCCTCCTCGAAACTTAAATCCTGAAAATTAACGCCATCGATCATAGCTATTTTAAAATCTGCAAAATAATCTTTCACAAACTCTTTATTATCATCCTCGACCAAATTCATGTATTGTTCTTCCAAACGAAGGATTCGTTTCAAATCATCCTTTGAAGCCTTGTTTTTAATAAAACCAAGTGCTTCCATGGCAGACCAGAGTTCCCCGTTTTCGTTAGTATTGATTTTTTCCGCGATAGAAATAATCTTATTTATATCCGACATCAAACAAGCTTGGTTCAATTCTATAGTAGACAATAAAACATCCTTACCATCTATATCGAGATTTTCCAATTCACTTTTTATCTGTTTTAAAGTCTCTCCGTGGGGCTTTGCGTCGGCATTTAAAGACTCACCGATAGTGGAAAAATAATTCTCGAATAAATAATTGTCTATCTTTTCCTTACCTACATTTTTCCGAAAAGTAGAGAGGTTGTTCAAAACCAGTTTAAATCCATCAGAACCGAAACTTTCCTTTTCAAGAATAGGCCAATACTCTTTTTGCATTTTATCCTTTTCCTTCAATATCGACTTTAACTCTTGGGCAACCTTATTGCTTTTTTCTTCCTCATAC
Proteins encoded in this region:
- a CDS encoding thioredoxin family protein — encoded protein: MKNLIFILIFLSFSFTALCQGGVNFEQLTFDEALSKAKAENKLVFMDCYTTWCAPCKYMADNVFPREEAGEFFNPKFVSVKFDMENGEGKELAQKFGVRAYPTFLIIRPDGSVQHRIVGGVNLDKFIEIAERGLNVKTSFDYLDRLHEKGKMNKKQLISYQIALNDAYEEEKSNKVAQELKSILKEKDKMQKEYWPILEKESFGSDGFKLVLNNLSTFRKNVGKEKIDNYLFENYFSTIGESLNADAKPHGETLKQIKSELENLDIDGKDVLLSTIELNQACLMSDINKIISIAEKINTNENGELWSAMEALGFIKNKASKDDLKRILRLEEQYMNLVEDDNKEFVKDYFADFKIAMIDGVNFQDLSFEEALEIANQQGRFLFVDCNTSWCEPCRYMENVVFKQENVRNFMNANFVCVKYDLEKGEGPMLAKRFGIRSFPTFLLVEPDGSLRHKIVGGTDSESFVALVKEGLDDNTALGSLMKKYDNGERDKKFLATYIRTLVELDEPIAKEVANELFKILNDEERFSDDYWFVFGYVELCPYNSEIAKFLTANLSKFYQTIGKEKVDSRLRDGYMDDIMKVISGREKDIDMKRLNVIGQEIKTLKLSDEKTILSAQLIAKAIKMNDVDRLLIVCEKEIPNLGTCKDDVVYYLSGYFGKVSDVQKAKWKEIQDANQ